The Saccopteryx leptura isolate mSacLep1 chromosome 2, mSacLep1_pri_phased_curated, whole genome shotgun sequence genome has a window encoding:
- the ENTPD2 gene encoding ectonucleoside triphosphate diphosphohydrolase 2 — protein MAGKVLSLLPPLLLAAAGLAGLLLLCVPTRDVREPPVFKYGIVLDAGSSHTSMFIYKWPADKENDTGIVGQHSSCDVHGGGISSYADDPSKAGQSLVECLDQALRDVPKERHVGTPLYLGATAGMRLLNLTSPEASANVLAAVTRTLTHYPFDFRGARILSGQDEGVFGWVTANYLLENFIKFSWAGRWFRPRKGTLGAMDLGGASTQITFETSSPAEDPANEVRLRLYGQPYRVYTHSFLCYGRDQVLQRLLARALQTHDVHPCWPKGYSKEVLLRAVYESPCTAAPRPQTYNSSDTVTLFGTGDPALCHSLVSGLFNVSSCSFSRCSFNGIFQPPVTGDFIAFSAFFYTMDFLKTAMGLPVATLQQLNASVIALCSQTWSELQTRAPAEESRLPNYCAGATFIQQLLTQGYRFDERAFRRVTFQKKAGDTAVGWALGYMLNLTNLIPADPPGLRKGTDFSSWVVLLLLFAAMLLAALVLLLRKARSAKSPSAI, from the exons taTGGCATCGTCCTGGATGCTGGCTCTTCCCACACGTCCATGTTTATCTACAAGTGGCCGGCAGACAAGGAGAACGACACTGGCATCGTGGGTCAGCACAGCTCCTGTGATGTGCACG GTGGGGGCATCTCCAGCTATGCAGACGACCCCTCCAAGGCTGGCCAGAGTCTTGTTGAATGCCTGGACCAGGCGCTGCGGGACGTGCCCAAGGAGAGACATGTGGGCACGCCCCTCTACCTGGGAGCCACAGCGGGCATGCGCCTGCTCAA TCTGACCAGTCCAGAGGCCTCGGCCAATGTGCTCGCGGCTGTGACGCGGACGCTGACCCACTACCCCTTTGACTTCCGTGGTGCCCGCATCCTCTCGGGCCAGGATGAGGGGGTGTTTGGCTGGGTGACTGCCAACTACCTGCTAGAGAACTTCATCAAG TTCAGCTGGGCGGGCCGGTGGTTTCGACCCAGGAAGGGGACACTGGGGGCCATGGACCTGGGAGGCGCCTCCACACAGATCACCTTCGAGACGTCCAGCCCAGCGGAGGATCCCGCTAACGAGGTCCGGCTGCGGCTCTACGGCCAGCCGTACCGCGTCTACACTCACAGCTTCCTCTGCTACGGCCGTGACCAGGTTCTCCAGAGgctgctggccagggccctccag ACCCACGATGTCCACCCCTGCTGGCCGAAGGGCTATTCCAAGGAAGTGCTGCTCCGGGCCGTGTATGAGTCGCCATGCACGGCAGCCCCGCGGCCCCAGACCTACAACAGCAGCGACACGGTCACCCTGTTCGGGACAGGCGACCCTGCGCTCTGCCACAGCCTTGTCTCAGGGCTCTTCAACGTATCATCCTGCTCCTTCTCCCGCTGCTCCTTCAATGGCATCTTCCAGCCCCCTGTGACCGGGGACTTTATC GCTTTCTCCGCTTTCTTCTACACCATGGACTTCCTGAAGACGGCGATGGGGCTGCCCGTAGCCACCCTGCAGCAGCTGAATGCCTCCGTGATCGCCCTCTGCAGCCAGACGTGGAGCGAG CTGCAGACTCGGGCGCCGGCGGAGGAGTCCCGTCTGCCCAACTACTGCGCCGGGGCCACGTTCATCCAGCAGCTGCTGACCCAGGGCTACCGCTTCGATGAGCGCGCCTTCAGGAGGGTGACCTTCCAGAAGAAG GCCGGGGACACCGCGGTAGGCTGGGCGCTCGGCTACATGCTGAACCTGACCAACCTGATCCCCGCCGACCCGCCGGGGCTGCGCAAGGGCACCGACTTCAGCTCCTGGGTCGTCCTCCTCCTGCTCTTCGCCGCCATGCTCCTGGCCGCGCTGGTCCTGCTGTTGCGCAAGGCCCGCTCCGCCAAGTCGCCGAGCGCCATCTAG
- the NPDC1 gene encoding neural proliferation differentiation and control protein 1, with protein sequence MATPVPPPSPRHLRLLRLLLSGLVLGTALRGATAGRPDVAACPGSLDCALKRRARCPPGAHVCGPCLQPFREDHHGLCVPKVHRPPGEGPPQPRLEDEIDLLAQELARQEAGRWRLTALPQPKAPHRFLEPAATLGLSERGQGLDLGPPSTRGAPKPTPHSSLGSPVSSGPVHMSPLEPRGRHGDSFSLVLIVVCSVAGVAALAAAALCWCRLQRDVHLTQKADYAAPQAPRSPTTPRISPGDQRLAQSAEVYHYQHQRQQIRCLERHKEPSKELDSASSDEENEDGDFTVYECPGLAPTGEMEVRNPLFDHSSLSAPLPPPPQ encoded by the exons ATGGCGACGCCCGTCCCTCCGCCCTCTCCGCGGCACCTGCGGCTGTTGCGGCTGCTGCTCTCCGGCCTAGTCCTCGGCACCGCCCTGCGCGGTGCCACCGCCGGTCGCCCGG ATGTGGCCGCCTGTCCGGGGAGCCTGGACTGTGCCCTGAAGAGGCGGGCACGGTGTCCCCCGGGTGCCCATGTGTGTGGGCCCTGCCTTCAGCCCTTCCGGGAGGACCATCACGGGCTCTGCGTGCCGAAGGTGCACCGGCCTCCGG GGGAGGGTCCACCCCAGCCCAGACTGGAAGATGAGATTGACCTCCTGGCCCAGGAGCTAGCCCGGCAGGAGGCGGGGCGCTGGAGGCTCACAGCCTTGCCTCAGCCAAAGGCGCCCCATCGGTTCCTGGAGCCTG CAGCCACCCTGGGGCTCTCAGAGCgaggccagggcctggacctggGCCCCCCCTCCACGCGGGGAGCCCCCAAACCCACGCCTCACTCCTCCTTGGGTTCTCCTGTGTCATCCGGGCCCGTGCACATGTCCCCCCTGGAGCCCCGGGGCAGGCATGGGGACAGCTTCTCACTCG TGCTCATCGTGGTGTGCTCTGTCGCTGGTGTGGCCGCCCTGGCCGCGGCTGCTCTCTGCTGGTGTAG GCTGCAGCGAGATGTCCACCTGACCCAGAAGGCCGACTACGCGGCCCCACAAGCGCCCCGGTCCCCCACAACGCCCAGGATTTCG CCTGGGGACCAGAGGCTGGCCCAGAGCGCGGAGGTGTACCACTACCAGCACCAGAGGCAGCAGATACGGTGCCTGGAGCG GCATAAAGAGCCTTCCAAGGAGCTGGACTCGGCCTCCTCGGATGAGGAGAATGAAGACGGCGACTTCACGGTGTACGAGTGCCCAGGCTTGGCCCCG ACGGGGGAGATGGAGGTGCGGAACCCGCTGTTCGACCATTCCTCCCTGTCGGCCCCCCTGCCACCCCCGCCACAGTGA
- the FUT7 gene encoding alpha-(1,3)-fucosyltransferase 7, with product MSNAGRGSAQKLRVLGSLAGAALLTALWLLWLLRGAPGGVPAPRRMLTILIWHWPFTDRPPQLPSNTCSSYGLAHCCLSTDRSLLASADAVVFHHRELQTRRARLPLAERPEGQPWVWASMESPSHTRGLGRLRGVFNWVLSYRRDSDIFVPYGLLEPREGPVPPLPAKSGVAAWVVSNFQARQRRVKLYRQLAPHLPVDVFGRANRRPLCTSCLLPTVSRYLFYLAFENSQHRDYITEKFWRNALAAGAVPVVLGPPRATYEAFVPPDAFVHVDDFGSAHELAAFLMGMNESQYRGYFAWRDRLRVRLLDGWQERFCAICARYPHLSRDQVYEDLQGWFQA from the exons ATGAGTAATGCTG GGCGTGGCTCTGCCCAGAAGCTTCGGGTCCTGGGGAGTCTGGCAGGGGCGGCCCTGCTCACCGCCCtctggctcctgtggctgctcagGGGGGCCCCTGGAGGGGTCCCGGCGCCCCGGCGCATGCTCACCATCCTGATCTGGCACTGGCCCTTTACCGACCGGCCCCCTCAGCTGCCCAGCAACACCTGCAGCAGCTACGGCCTGGCCCACTGCTGCCTGAGCACCGACCGCAGCCTGCTGGCCAGCGCCGACGCCGTGGTCTTCCACCACCGAGAGCTGCAGACCCGGCGGGCCCGCCTGCCCCTGGCGGAGCGGCCGGAGGGGCAGCCCTGGGTGTGGGCGTCCATGGAGTCGCCCAGCCACACGCGCGGCCTTGGCCGCCTTCGGGGCGTCTTCAACTGGGTGCTGAGCTACCGGCGAGACTCGGACATCTTCGTGCCCTACGGCCTCCTGGAGCCCCGCGAGGGGCCCGTGCCTCCCCTGCCGGCCAAGAGCGGGGTGGCCGCCTGGGTGGTCAGCAACTTCCAGGCGCGGCAGCGGCGAGTGAAGCTGTACCGGCAGCTGGCCCCGCACCTGCCAGTGGACGTGTTTGGCCGAGCCAACAGGCGGCCACTGTGCACCAGCTGCCTGCTGCCCACGGTGTCCCGGTACCTCTTCTACCTGGCCTTCGAGAACTCGCAGCACCGAGACTACATCACCGAAAAGTTCTGGCGCAACGCGCTGGCAGCCGGAGCCGTGCCTGTGGTGCTGGGGCCCCCGAGGGCCACCTACGAGGCCTTCGTGCCGCCCGATGCCTTCGTGCACGTGGACGACTTCGGCTCAGCCCACGAGCTGGCTGCCTTCCTCATGGGCATGAACGAGAGCCAGTATCGGGGCTACTTCGCCTGGCGAGACCGGCTCCGCGTGCGGCTGCTGGACGGCTGGCAGGAGCGCTTCTGTGCCATCTGCGCCCGCTACCCGCACCTGTCCCGTGACCAGGTCTACGAGGACCTCCAGGGCTGGTTCCAGGCCTGA